A segment of the Fibrobacterota bacterium genome:
AGGAAGACATAGTACCGCTGCTTGTCGGAATGGGTCGGCACCGCGAGGGTCTTATTCACGGCGTCCAGGAGCTGGGTGCTGCCGCCCGCGGTAAGCCCCCGCAGGAAATTCCCCGCGATCGCCTGGTTGGCCGCGGTGGCCGGGACCGGCGTCTCCGATCCGAAGGCATAGGTCACGCCGTCGTTGAAAGCCAGCAAGTCGATGTTATCGTCAGCGGTGAGGCGCGACAGGATGTTAAGAACGATCTCCTTTTCCCGCGCTAAGGGCCAGCCATCCTGCGAGCCGGAGATATCCACCAGAATGACCAATTCCATGGGTCCTCTTTGGCCCGCGAAGGCGGCGGTGTCGGGATACAGGTTGAGCATGAAATACCCCTGGCCTTTCGCATCCGCGGAAACCGCCAGGGAGAAATCCGAAGCCGTCCGGGCGCGCTTGAGGCGCAGTACGTAATCCCGGTTCGGGTAGGTGGCAGCCGTCTGCAACATCACGGAGCGCGTATAAGCCAAGGAGGGATTATCCGAAATGGACAACACCCCCCGATCCTGCAAGGTCATGCGGGTATCGGCCAGGGTCCCGACGGTTATGGCATGGGACGGGGAGTAGATGCCGGCGAGGTCCAAGCCCGATTCTACGAGCACGTTGAACTGGAACTCCGGCCCCGATCGATCCTCGGGGGGATTCCAGGGCCCGCTCCCGGCTCCCGCCCCCGTGCCGTAGCGCGGCCCGATGCGGGTCGGGAACGCCAATTCCAATTCCCCATCCACGTATTTCAGGGGCATGGACAGCTTTATCTCGACCAAAGCCGTGTCGTTCGGCCCCAAGGTGGCGATGCTCTGTTGGAAGATGTTCGGCTTATCCTGTATCAATAAGGCGGCCTGCCCGCCCTGGTTCTTGATGGAATCGTAAATCCCCTGCGCCTTCCCCTTCTCCATGATGGTCGCGACGTAGACCGAGTCCTTGTACTGGTACTTCATCCCGTGTACGGCTCCCTGATCGGGAAGCGGGAACAGGTAGACGGTTTCCGTCTTGGCCCGGAAAGGATTCACGAAGCGCTGGGTGACCACCACCTGGGCGATGGCGTCGGTGATGACCACGTTGACGCGGGTGAAAGACGGGGAGACCGCGACTTGTTGCTTGGTGTCTGGATCGATCATCCCGACCATGGGACCATGCAGGGAGTCGAGGGGGATCTGGCCCAGGGCCGTGCCGACCGCGGCCGAAACGACGAAGATAAGGATGAGCATGCGGATGGCGGCGCGGCGGATCATGCGGGCTCCCGGTCGGGGTTTACGCATGGCAGAATCAATTCCCGTGCCAGGGACGCAAGGAACCGTTCGGAAGCGGAATCAGCGGTAAATCAACGGTATCCCGAAGGAGCGCCATACCCATCGCCGCCGGCAACCGATCTTATGGTCAATCCATGGCGGTCCGTATGTGATCGGATCCGGGATCTTATCGAAGCGGAATGCTTTTACGGAATATCCTTCGGGACCGCAGGGCGCCGTCCCATGCCCTACCGGCCGCATCCACGCCGCCCGACCGGGGGAGCGAACGCGGGTATCGGAACTGCCGGGGAGCGGGGGCGAGCGGCGAAGTACTGCACGGGGCTGAAACGGGGCGCAAGCTATCGGGAATATAACAGGCAAGATAACCCATGGGTTTCGGACCACCGTCCCAGTAGACGGCGGTATCATCGTAGTGAAAAGCGATTTCCAAGGCCAAGCGCTCAAGCTGTCGCCCGCTATCGGCATAGCATTGGCCACCCGTACTCATATAACCCCCGCTTATTGTATAAATGGGAGCAACGCTGGATTGGGAAAGGGAAGATGTGAATATCACCCTGTTATACTCGGGCACTGAGGGTCGGGGCGGAAACAATGCGCAGGATACGATTCTCGTTTGGACCCGGGACAGGCTCGAATCCAAAGCATTAAGATCCAGCGAATCCGTGATTATCGCCATGGGGGGCGGACGACCCGAGAACATAGGGATCTCGATGGACCCCGTTCGTCCCCGGACGAAAGCCGGCGCCGCTAAAAGCAGAAACCAAAAACCGATTCTCATCGGATCCCCTTCCGCCTCGAGGCCCCGCGGTCAGCGCTTGGGGCCGGTGTAGATATACCCCGGGCGCACGATGGGCGTGCCCTTGCCCCCGCGGGCTTCCTTGCGCTCGTACACGATCTGTCCGGCGATGCCGACGCAGCGCGACAGGCCGAAAAGCACCGTGTAGTAGTTTTCGTCCGTGAGGCCGCATGCCGACAGGAGGCAACCCGAGACCGCGTCCACATTCGGGTAAGGATCGGCCGCCTTCCCCTTCTTCATCAAGATCTCGCTGCCGACCTTGCGAAGGGTGACGGCCAGGCGGAAGAGGGGATCCTTGGAGGCGATCTGTTCGCCCAAGCCGTATTGCACCGTCGCGCGCGGATCCTCCACGCGCAGGACGGCATGCCCGAAACCGTAGAGCACCCCGCCCTTGGCCAGCAGGTTCTCCACGTAATCATGTACGGTCTTCTCGTCGGAAGGATCCTTGATGTCCTTGGCGATGGACTTGAGGAAGCGCAGGCATTCCTGGTTGGCCATGCCGTGCAGCGGGCCCGCCAGGGCGGCCATGGCCCCCACCAGCGATCCGAACATGTCTTCCAGGCCCGAAGCGATGGCCTTGCCCACGAAGGTGGACAGGTTCCCGCCGCCATGATCGAAATGCAGGATGGCGAACACCTTCATCAGGCGTTCGAGATCCTTGGAGGCGCCCGGGGCGCCCAGCATGTGCACGAAGTTCTCCATCCAACCCAACTCGGGCTTGGAGGGGATGGGATCGCCCCAACCGGAACGGATGCGGAAGATGGCGGCTACCGCTTCCGGCAATTGCGCCACCACGTTCACGTAGTCCTTGTAATAGTCGCCCGTGCCCTCATACATGCCCATGACGTTCAAGGCGGCCAAAAGCCATTTCATGGGATGGCCCTGCTTGGGCAGGCTGCGCAGATGCTCGATCACGCCGCGGTCGAGGCGCGAATTCGCGATGAGTTCCATCTTGAAGGTGGAGAGCTGGGCGGCGTCCGGCAATTCGCGCTTGAGCAGGAGGTAGATCACCTCTTCCGGCTGCTTGAGGGCCAGTTCGGCGATGGTGTAGCCGCCATAGGTCAGGCCCTTGTACGGATCGACGTCGCTGTTGGGGCAGGTGCCCACGGGGAAGCCGCGCAGGCCCGTATCCAGGTGTTCCTTGGTGATGGTGAAGAGGACGTCGTTATCGGCCATTTCGCATTCCTTCCGGCTTTTCCCGTCTTCCCGCTTAAATGGCGTCGGCGACGAGTTTGGCGAATTCAAAGCACTTGACCTCGCGCGCGCCTTCCATCAGGCGGGCGAAATCGTAGGTCACGGTCTTGGCGCCGATGGTCTTCTCCAGGCCCCGTTCGATGGCGTCCGCCGCTTCCTTCCAGCCCAAGTGGTTGAGCATCATGACGCCGGAGAGCACTACCGATCCGGGATTGACCTTGTCCAGGTTGGCGTACTTGGGCGCGGTCCCGTGGGTGGCCTCGAAGATGGCGTGGCCGCTCATGTAATTGATGTTGCCGCCGGGGGCGATGCCGATGCCGCCCACCTGCGCCGCCAAGGCGTCGCTCAGGTAATCGCCGTTCAGATTGAGGGTGGCGATCACGTCGAAGTCCTCGGGGCGGGTCAGCACCTGCTGCAAGGTGATGTCCGCGATGGAATCCTTGATGACGATGCCCGCGCCCGGCTTGCCCTCGGGGATCTTGACCCAGGGCCCGCCGTCGATTTCGACCGCGCCGAACATCTCCTTGGCCACCTGGAAGCCCCAATCGCGGAAGGCGCCTTCCGTGAACTTCATGATGTTGCCTTTATGCACCAGGGTCACGCTCTTGCGCTTATGCTGGATGGCATAGCTGATGGCGCTATGCACCAGGCGCTCGGTGCCCAGGTAGCTGACCTGCTTGATGCCGACGCCCACCTGCACGGGGGCGGGCCGCGCCGGGGCGCCGATGGCCTCCAGCTTCTTCTGCCATTCCTGCGAGGCCTTCTCGGTGCCGAAGCGGACCTTGCCGAAATCCTTGGGGAATTCCTTGGCCAGGAAATCCAGCACCTTCTTGGCTTCGGGCGAATCGCTCGACCACTCGATGCCGGCGTAGATGTCCTCGGTGTTCTCGCGGAAGATCACCATGTCGACCTTCTCGGGATGCTTGACCGGGGACGGTACGCCCGTGAACCAGCGCACCGGGCGCAAGCAGACGTAGAGATCGAGGATCTGGCGGAGGGCCACGTTGAGGGAGCGGATGCCTTTGCCCACGGGCGTGGTCAGCGGGCCTTTGATGCCCACCAGGTATTCCTGGAAGGCGGCCAGGGTCTCGTCCGGAAGCCACTGGCCTTCGCCGTAGACCTTGGTGGACTTCTCGCCGGCATAGACTTCCATCCAAGCGATCTTCCGCTTGCCGCCGTAGACCTTGCGCACGGCCTCGTCGAAGACGTGGCGCGAGGCCTTCCAGATGTCCGCGCCGGTGCCGTCGCCTTCGATGAAGGGCAGGATGGGCCGGTCGGGGACCTGGAGCTTCTGCTGGGCGTCGATGCGGATTTTTTCGCCCTCTTTGGGCACGATTACATGTTTGAAGTCAGCCATGGGGTTTCCGGTCGGTTGGGAGTCAAGACGGTCGTTTCAACAGGGAAATATAGTATGGTGGTCGGGCGCTGGCGCGAATTTGGCGGCGACGGGGGCGCGATCCGAATGAAGAATTGGCACGCCTACGCCCTCCAATGGATGGCGGGGTTTCCCGCCCTCCAGAAGGGGCGCTCAGAGGTCGTTCTGATCCGGTCCCTTCAGGAAGGGATCGGCTTGGGCCTTGTCGAGGCCGGTAATCGTATGGGTCAGGGTCAGTTGCGTCCCCGCGAAGTCGCGCGACAAGCGGAATTCGACGACCCGGTACCAAAGCCCCTTGGGCTCCGACTTGAAAGCGTGGTTGATGCAAAGGCATTTGAACTTGAAGCCCAACGAATGCGCGGCCGGGTGCACGGTATGGGGCGCCGCGAAAAAATAGCGGACGCTGTCGGAAGGGTTCCTGAAGACCAGCGCGAAGCGTTTCCGTTGCCCCGGCGACATCACGAGTTCCGCCCCGGGTATGGGCTTCCCGAGGGGAGCGTCCTTTTCGTCGGCGACGCTACGGGTTTCCCACAGCTTGGGCCTCCCTTTCACCTCGTAAATGATGATGGGGCCCGGGAAACCCTGGTATTCCCATTGCAGATCCACCTTCACGATCGCCTTGGTAACTTGCGGCGCGGGAGCCGATTGGCCTATGGATGCGGCGAGAATTAGTGCCAGCGCGATCATCGGGCCTTCCCTTCGCGCGCGAAGAGGAGCTTCCCGAAATGGATCCTCTTCCCGCCCTTATCGATCGCCACTTCGAACTTTCCGCCTCGGGCCGGTTTTACCGAGATGAATTCCTGGAGGATGCGGGGTCGGTCCCCGGAGGCCGCATCGTCGTTCCGATTGCAGTCGCGTCCGCAACCGTTGCAATCCCCGTACTCGTCGGATTCGTAATACAATCCGAACAGCCTCAGTTTAAGGCCGCCGGCATCGGCGCGCTTGATCTCGTAATTGCCAAGGGCGAAATATCGGATACCGTCGTCTTCGCCCTGTACCCCCGAAAGGTAAAAGCTGCCGTCGGCGCGCATCCGCAGGGTGGCCTTCACATCTTCCGATGCGTCATTTACCTCGCCTTCGGCCAGATAGGAATCGTTCAGGAGCGGGCCGGCTTTGGCCGCGGCGAAGTCGAGCCGATTACGCGCGATCGCTTCCTTGAGGTTCGCCGTGGGATCGAGCATGAACCAGTCCTTCCCGTCGAAGAACCGGATTTCGCTGAGGACCAAGTCCTGGTAGGATTTCCCCAAGTATGCGTCCACGACCTCCATCTCCAAGCGCTTGCCTTCGAAGGGCTTGGGCAATTCCACTACTTGCGATCCCAGGATATCCTTGAGGACCGCCACCTCGGAATAGCCCCCATCGCCCGTGAACCGGACGCGGCGCGGCCTGGAGTTGGACCAGCAATGCTCCGCCGAGCGTTGGTACCCGTTCCAGATGCGCAGCTTCTCGATGCGACGCTGCCGATCGAAGGCGAACGTGAGGCGGGCGCCACGGGACTGTTTGTCCGTGGCCCATCCGTATTCGAAGCGGGAGTCGAAGAGGAATACGGGGTCGTAGGCCGAACGCGGCTCCAGAACGCTGGAAGCCTCCACGCTCCCGCCCGCCAGGACCGGGACCTTGACGGTATAACTGGCCCCCCGGGGATCCTTGAGATCGATGCCGCATATCCTGAAGCCGGAGTTGGATTCGAAATTGAAGGTCAGCGACCGGACATCGATGCTATCCGTGAATCCGCCCACGGTCAGCGTGTCCCCGTGTTGCTTGGGATAGATGGCTTCCGGCACTTCCCCGGACAGGTTGGAGTCCACTTGCAATCGCAATTGATCGAAATTGAAGAAAATGGACATGTGCGGATCCATTTTGGCTCCGCAGGTATTGATGGATATGCCCTGGACCGGGATGGGCTGGTCGAAGTACAGGTGCAGCTTTACGAAGCGCGCCTTGGGATCGGGCGCCCAGCTATGCTTGGAGAAAATCGAGAAAGGGAGTTCCTCCCCCAGGGCGTTGGTATAGGCCATGGATAGGAATGCATCGCGGGCGTTGGCGGCGACGGCGGCCAGCGCCAGGGCGATTGCGAAGGCTTTCATGCGGGAATCCCTTTCATTCCACGATGCGGTAACCGGACTTCACTGCCGCCTTGGGCAAGGCGTCGAAATGCCACCATTCCAAGGGGAGTTGGATGAATCCGGCTTTCTCCATGATGCGCCGCAAGAGCTTGCGGTCGGCGACCTGGACCGGAGTCAGGGCGCCGGACTTCAGGAAGGCGGATTCCAAGCGCGGTTGGGCCAGGTCGGAGAAATCATCGAATGGGCTTCCCATGTCCATGGCCTTCCCGGAAGCGTCGAGCACGCCCAAATCGACCGCGAACCCGTAGTTGTGCATCGATCCCGTGGCGGGGTTGGCCACGTATTTCTCGCGGGGGGTCCCTTTGACTTTGTCCCAGAGTCGGTATTGGACCGAGCGGGGCCGTAGCGCATCGTAGACGACCAATTTCGCGCCCGGCCGTTCCGCCGCGAGCAAGCGAGCGGCGGAATCCAGTTTCGCGGCCGCGATCCGATGCAGGAAAGGGATGCGGAAATCGCCGTACAGATCCGCTGCGAGGAAATTGTCCGCGGAAGCGTACTTGAGATCGATGGCCAACGCCGGGTTCGCGCTGATGTCCACGAATTCGGCGGAGGCTTGCACCTGCCGCAAGGATTCGCCCGGAGTGGCGGCGAAGGCCGCGCGCAAGAGCAGAAAAATCGGGAAGAGGGCGCGCATGCGGTTGATCAGGGAAAAGCGTAGTCGAAAAAATGCGCGCGGCCGGTCATTGAATCAGCGACCACTGACCAATATCTGCCGGGTTTGGACCAGGCGATCCGTTTTCAACCGCAATAGGCGCAATCCGCTTCCCCCTAGGTTTCCCAGGACCACCTGGTTGGGCCCGGCGGGAAGGAAGGCATCCAACAAGGTCGCGATTAAACTGCCATGGATGTCGGATAACTCGAGACGGACGCGGGAAGGCCGATCGAGGCGGAATTCCACCTTGTCGCCGGATCGCAGGGGACTGGACGGGGCCAAGCCGTGGCCAACGGAACGGGGCTTGCCGACGGCGACCGTCGCCCGCATTTCGGAAATGGATCGCTGCCAAACCCCGCTGGTCCCGACCCCTGCGAAGAGCGTATCGCCAGAGGCCGCCAGGGAATAGATCTCCGACTTGGGGAGGTTGGACTCCACCTCGGTCCAAGAAACCCCGTTGTCCACGGAGAGGTAAATGAACCCGGTGCTGGTTGCCATGAACAGGGAGGAACCGTTGGAAGCGAATACATCGAGACTCGTCTCACTGGAAGCGTACCTGAGGATTTCCCAAGTCGAGCCACCGTCCTGGGAACGGC
Coding sequences within it:
- a CDS encoding VWA domain-containing protein — its product is MRKPRPGARMIRRAAIRMLILIFVVSAAVGTALGQIPLDSLHGPMVGMIDPDTKQQVAVSPSFTRVNVVITDAIAQVVVTQRFVNPFRAKTETVYLFPLPDQGAVHGMKYQYKDSVYVATIMEKGKAQGIYDSIKNQGGQAALLIQDKPNIFQQSIATLGPNDTALVEIKLSMPLKYVDGELELAFPTRIGPRYGTGAGAGSGPWNPPEDRSGPEFQFNVLVESGLDLAGIYSPSHAITVGTLADTRMTLQDRGVLSISDNPSLAYTRSVMLQTAATYPNRDYVLRLKRARTASDFSLAVSADAKGQGYFMLNLYPDTAAFAGQRGPMELVILVDISGSQDGWPLAREKEIVLNILSRLTADDNIDLLAFNDGVTYAFGSETPVPATAANQAIAGNFLRGLTAGGSTQLLDAVNKTLAVPTHSDKQRYYVFLTDGFITNEEAVLQAISQHPSKPTIFTFGAGDNLNRYFLEECAKVGNGFATPLVSGDSVAPLVEAAWSRLEAPQLDNLTVDFGGLEVSDVLYPTSARLYRGLPYRLSGKFSGTGPHTITVKGYKQGQPVSFAHAVDFGAEDAMAWAVPKLWAREKIGQLSLQQGTGNANQQAITSLSIEYEVLSQYTAFLAAHPQAASQDNVITTKLSRMAEEENTNPRFDLSIRGGFLYLDWKHPAHVGVIRIFDLQGRVVFEYRPGRLAREMGRWTWDGRDANGRALGRGRYLISVQTQGGMRNSIFVWNPR
- a CDS encoding citrate (Si)-synthase; translated protein: MADNDVLFTITKEHLDTGLRGFPVGTCPNSDVDPYKGLTYGGYTIAELALKQPEEVIYLLLKRELPDAAQLSTFKMELIANSRLDRGVIEHLRSLPKQGHPMKWLLAALNVMGMYEGTGDYYKDYVNVVAQLPEAVAAIFRIRSGWGDPIPSKPELGWMENFVHMLGAPGASKDLERLMKVFAILHFDHGGGNLSTFVGKAIASGLEDMFGSLVGAMAALAGPLHGMANQECLRFLKSIAKDIKDPSDEKTVHDYVENLLAKGGVLYGFGHAVLRVEDPRATVQYGLGEQIASKDPLFRLAVTLRKVGSEILMKKGKAADPYPNVDAVSGCLLSACGLTDENYYTVLFGLSRCVGIAGQIVYERKEARGGKGTPIVRPGYIYTGPKR
- the icd gene encoding isocitrate dehydrogenase (NADP(+)) — its product is MADFKHVIVPKEGEKIRIDAQQKLQVPDRPILPFIEGDGTGADIWKASRHVFDEAVRKVYGGKRKIAWMEVYAGEKSTKVYGEGQWLPDETLAAFQEYLVGIKGPLTTPVGKGIRSLNVALRQILDLYVCLRPVRWFTGVPSPVKHPEKVDMVIFRENTEDIYAGIEWSSDSPEAKKVLDFLAKEFPKDFGKVRFGTEKASQEWQKKLEAIGAPARPAPVQVGVGIKQVSYLGTERLVHSAISYAIQHKRKSVTLVHKGNIMKFTEGAFRDWGFQVAKEMFGAVEIDGGPWVKIPEGKPGAGIVIKDSIADITLQQVLTRPEDFDVIATLNLNGDYLSDALAAQVGGIGIAPGGNINYMSGHAIFEATHGTAPKYANLDKVNPGSVVLSGVMMLNHLGWKEAADAIERGLEKTIGAKTVTYDFARLMEGAREVKCFEFAKLVADAI
- a CDS encoding M15 family metallopeptidase: MRALFPIFLLLRAAFAATPGESLRQVQASAEFVDISANPALAIDLKYASADNFLAADLYGDFRIPFLHRIAAAKLDSAARLLAAERPGAKLVVYDALRPRSVQYRLWDKVKGTPREKYVANPATGSMHNYGFAVDLGVLDASGKAMDMGSPFDDFSDLAQPRLESAFLKSGALTPVQVADRKLLRRIMEKAGFIQLPLEWWHFDALPKAAVKSGYRIVE